From one Microlunatus sp. Gsoil 973 genomic stretch:
- a CDS encoding GNAT family N-acetyltransferase: protein MGPAAVPDPAVLLKAYDEQLRTDAETPNATEVVRLGPLRLVTFAGGRGFVTYPGLHGADEVTIRGWVGQVVDHYRRLPEISSVEWKTRGHDRAPGLDEALADHGFVPEEPESIMVGAAAGLAVDVALPEGVMLRRITAEADVRAMSAMADEVFGDPVSDHRATAVLRGMQRWPDWEIWVAEVAGQMISCGRLEPVAGTDFAGIWGGATRPEWRGRGIYRALTAERARSALRIGKTFIHSDSTEYSRPILERSGLVKVSTTTPYTWRR from the coding sequence GTGGGGCCCGCCGCCGTGCCGGATCCCGCTGTGCTGCTCAAGGCGTACGACGAACAACTCCGGACCGATGCCGAAACGCCCAACGCGACCGAGGTCGTACGCCTGGGTCCGCTGCGCCTGGTGACCTTCGCCGGAGGTCGTGGGTTCGTCACCTACCCGGGTCTGCACGGTGCGGACGAGGTGACCATCCGGGGCTGGGTCGGTCAGGTCGTCGACCACTACCGGCGGCTGCCGGAGATCAGCAGCGTGGAATGGAAGACCCGCGGACATGATCGGGCTCCGGGGCTAGACGAGGCACTGGCCGATCATGGATTCGTTCCCGAGGAACCCGAGTCGATCATGGTCGGCGCGGCAGCCGGCCTTGCTGTCGACGTAGCACTTCCCGAGGGTGTCATGCTGCGCAGGATCACCGCCGAAGCCGATGTCCGAGCGATGAGCGCGATGGCCGACGAGGTGTTCGGCGACCCGGTTTCGGACCACCGTGCCACCGCCGTCCTGCGTGGCATGCAACGCTGGCCCGACTGGGAGATCTGGGTCGCCGAGGTGGCCGGACAGATGATCAGCTGCGGCCGCCTGGAACCGGTCGCGGGAACGGACTTCGCCGGCATCTGGGGCGGCGCCACCCGGCCGGAATGGCGGGGGCGTGGCATCTACCGGGCACTCACCGCCGAACGGGCCAGGTCGGCGCTCCGGATCGGCAAGACATTCATCCACAGCGATTCGACCGAATACTCCCGACCGATCCTCGAACGGTCCGGGCTGGTCAAGGTGTCGACCACCACGCCGTACACCTGGCGCCGCTGA